ATTTACAGATTTAGTACCACATGTGACATTCTTTTTGCAAATGGACACTCACTTGTTATAAAATGTTACTTAAAGTTGTAATGACAACGCTACTATAGCCAGCAGTCGTTGGTGAAACTactaaatacatatatattatttataggCTCAGAATGGATAGATAAATGGTGTAAAACTGTAATAACATGTCGTTCGTAAATTAAATGCCATTTACAGTTTGTAGTTCTAGGGTTCTAACGTTTTAATAGATAAATTCATTGTGTTtaccaatatataaaaaagaactATAACATAATAAGAATATACATCGAAGTAGAACATAACTGAAGCGTAACTCGATGTGCAGACTCCATGTATGACGCTGAAGTATACTTAGATTTTCAAAAGTGAGGTCATATATTCAAGTAATTTTTCATGAGATTACCGATTCACACCAAGCAAACCATCGAGAACTTGAGAGTGTGAAAACTACCGTATAATATTATGAGAAAAGATCCGGGAGGTAACTAAAATTCTAGAAAAATACCAAGTCTTCCCTCTTATTTCTTTATAGAGTATACATTTGATCCACGACATTTTAGTTTTCGGGTGGCTATTACGAGAACCAGACACAAAAACACACCACAAAAGTTTTCGATGCTGCCAATTAAAAATTCAccataatatttttagtttatcaaAACAAGTAATTTATTATAAAGGTCGGATCTATTATCGTATGGTTATATATTATACTTAAATGTGATAAAAATGTGTATATTCATTTAACAGAAATCCAaatgaatattttgaaaaaatatatttgtatatatatatatatatatagtatagagTTAGGTTCTATTACAAAGACCATAGATAatagaaattacaaaaatagtcatttctataattaaaaggATTAAATTTACCGTTTAGCAAAATATTTCTTCATATGTTTCATATGTTTTCaatttgtgaaacaaaaaatcagaaTGGAGAAAGCATCTTTCAAAGCAAGGAGTAGTGTAGCCAAAATGGTTGGGACACTAGTTTCACTAGTTGGTGCACTTGTGGTGGTTCTCTACCATGGTCCACGTGTCTTCCCCTCATCTTCTCCGTCGTTTCTACAACTCCGTCAGCTTCTTCCGTCATTATCATCCTCAAACTCCGATTGGATCAAAGGTGGTTGTCTTTTAGCCATCAAAGACACCCTCGTTCCGGTTGCTTTCATTCTCCAAGTAATACCATATTAATCCGTTTTACTTGATATCTTGATACACaacataaactaatattttactcataatattgATGCACAATAGattaattatattgatttgAACAGGCACACATAATGAAGATATATCCAGCACCATTCACGGTCTCGTTCTACTATTTTCTGATTGCTTCATTCTTGACGTCATTGATCGGACTCGTAGCAGAAAAGAACAATCCGAGCGTATGGATTATTCAATTTGACATTGCATTAGTTTGCATAATTTTTGGGGTATGTACTAATACTgctaagaaatatatatatatattctttttaatttcgaTCCTAAAACAGTTTatatttaaccatttttttcaGGGAATATTTAATCCAGGATATTATGCTATTCATCTGTGGGCTGTACGTAACAAAGGACCTGTTTACTTAGCAATATTCAGACCTTTATCGATTTTAATAGCAGTAATTATGGGAGCGATTTTTCTTGGCGATATTTTTTACCTCGGaaggtatatatatgaatcaatAATCTTTACATACACTTGAAATAAGAAAAGCCAAACATCTGATGCTTCCTTGTTTTGTGGTTAATGTCGCAGTTTGGTCGGGGGAATTTTGATATCATTAGGGTTTTACACTGTGATGTGgggaaaatcaaaagaagagaCCCAATTATTGTAACTTTTAGAGGAAGCTCCTCTGCTAATCAAAAACATAGACGGGCAAAGAtagatttaaaagaatatatgttttatttttttgttaaaatacatTCAATTTAAATTGCAAAGGTTTTACAGGGCCGAAACCCAATTCGGAAGCCCGATAAGCagaaaaattacaaactcatatttaaaaattaaaaaaaaaaaaaaaagtaagaaacccATAGTTAGGAAGAAACCAAATGTTGAACCAATAGTTAAATTTGAACCAGATTTACGGTTGGGCAATAACCACCTCAAACCAGTCTCTATTATTGCACCTGAAATCAATCCAAAAGCCAATCAATGTAGTCGTGAACCATCACTAGAATTAGGTTTGTCTAAGTTGTTGTTGTCGGCGCTCCTCCTCCGGAGAACCAGAGTTGCAGAAGGGTTAAGGATTGTTCCAAGTTGACGTATCGCAAGCTTGAAGCTTTGTTCCGGATGGTTGTGTCGACTTGACGAAGAAGGAGATCAACAGACTTGAAGCTATTGCGGTGAAGCCGATGATTCCTCTCCGTCCAGAGAGTGTAGATCATAGCTTGCCATCCTAACAGAGCTAGTTTCCTAGAGTCACGAGAGCCTCTGTAGCGCATGAGGTTTTGAACTGTCACTGACCAGGATCGAAAAGGGATTAGTcggtgataactctctaatttatatgtttttagcatccttttttgtccatattttgcattgttcatacctctaacttagcatttttaggtttttaactgtaggaattcacttttagaccatttagggtgttgcatttatgcacttgcatattttggatgaaaacaggtgctaaagagccaaaaatgaggaaaaacaaggacaatccgagcatgtacccgaaggagccatcgagctgcaagaacaagtctgaaccccaacacgatcgaggaggatccgagagcatgaagaacaacccaaagatccacccgaggagtaatacgacttcaccctcgtgtaccccatcgagtagaccatcgggcaggtctgggaagctaggtcaaaagggtttccatatataaaccccctcctctcctagctcgcaagggagcacgccgcagaccctcaaaccagagagcgagagcttctNNNNNNNNNNNNNNNNNNNNNNNNNNNNNNNNNNNNNNNNNNNNNNNNNNNNNNNNNNNNNNNNNNNNNNNNNNNNNNNNNNNNNNNNNNNNNNNNNNNNNNNNNNNNNNNNNNNNNNNNNNNNNNNNNNNNNNNNNNNNNNNNNNNNNNNNNNNNNNNNNNNNNNNNNNNNNNNNNNNNNNNNNNNNNNNNNNNNNNNNNNNNNNNNNNNNNNNNNNNNNNNNNNNNNNNNNNNNNNNNNNNNNNNNNNNNNNNNNNNNNNNNNNNNNNNNNNNNNNNNNNNNNNNNNNNNNNNNNNNNNNNNNNNNNNNNNNNNNNNNNNNNNNNNNNNNNNNNNNNNNNNNNNNNNNNNNNNNNNNNNNNNNNNNNNNNNNNNNNNNNNNNNNNNNNNNNNNNNNNNNNNNNNNNNNNNNNNNNNNNNNNNNNNNNNNNNNNNNNNNNNNNNNNNNNNNNNNNNNNNNNNNNNNNNNNNNNNNNNNNNNNNNNNNNNNNNNNNNNNNNNNNNNNNNNNNNNNNNNNNNNNNNNNNNNNNNNNNNNNNNNNNNNNNNNNNNNNNNNNNNNNNNNNNNNNNNNNNNNNNNNNNNNNNNNNNNNNNNNNNNNNNNNNNNNNNNNNNNNNNNNNNNNNNNNNNNNNNNNNNNNNNNNNNNNNNNNNNNNNNNNNNNNNNNNNNNNNNNNNNNNNNNNNNNNNNNNNNNNNNNNNNNNNNNNNNNNNNNNNNNNNNNNNNNNNNNNNNNNNNNNNNNNNNNNNNNNNNNNNNNNNNNNNNNNNNNNNNNNNNNNNNNNNNNNNNNNNNNNNNNNNNNNNNNNNNNNNNNNNNNNNNNNNNNNNNNNNNNNNNNNNNNNNNNNNNNNNNNNNNNNNNNNNNNNNNNNNNNNNNNNNNNNNNNNNNNNNNNNNNNNNNNNNNNNNNNNNNNNNNNNNNNNNNNNNNNNNNNNNNNNNNNNNNNNNNNNNNNNNNNNNNNNNNNNNNNNNNNNNNNNNNNNNNNNNNNNNNNNNNNNNNNNNNNNNNNNNNNNNNNNNNNNNNNNNNNNNNNNNNNNNNNNNNNNNNNNNNNNNNNNNNNNNNNNNNNNNNNNNNNNNNNNNNNNNNNNNNNNNNNNNNNNNNNNNNNNNNNNNNNNNNNNNNNNNNNNNNNNNNNNNNNNNNNNNNNNNNNNNNNNNNNNNNNNNNNNNNNNNNNNNNNNNNNNNNNNNNNNNNNNNNNNNNNNNNNNNNNNNNNNNNNNNNNNNNNNNNNNNNNNNNNNNNNNNNNNNNNNNNNNNNNN
The Camelina sativa cultivar DH55 chromosome 6, Cs, whole genome shotgun sequence genome window above contains:
- the LOC104790462 gene encoding WAT1-related protein At3g28130; this translates as MASISLRGRDAALLTAMLATETGNVVMNTLFKAANLKGLNSYTFLVYSYLIGSLVLLAPHIFSYRLRSLPPLSFSILCKIGVLGLLGSTYLITGFIGIEYSSPTLSSAISNINPAITFILAIIFRMEKASFKARSSVAKMVGTLVSLVGALVVVLYHGPRVFPSSSPSFLQLRQLLPSLSSSNSDWIKGGCLLAIKDTLVPVAFILQAHIMKIYPAPFTVSFYYFLIASFLTSLIGLVAEKNNPSVWIIQFDIALVCIIFGGIFNPGYYAIHLWAVRNKGPVYLAIFRPLSILIAVIMGAIFLGDIFYLGSLVGGILISLGFYTVMWGKSKEETQLL